From a single Loigolactobacillus coryniformis subsp. coryniformis KCTC 3167 = DSM 20001 genomic region:
- a CDS encoding 2-keto-4-pentenoate hydratase, with translation MSENTLTVQSATETKVANALHQALTTQKPLKASDWEASVPDFDTAYRVQHAFTELKKEPVAGYKVSLTSEETQKMFDSDSPFYGAETKSAWLSSPAQLPLSDLMDPLLEVEMVFTAKEALLPSDTLEQLLAKVGVAAGVELPDSRFSDWFPALSKYLVVADGAVGGRVVYGADTTEKVTVADLATVDCTLTLDGKELGTGKSSEVLGNPLNSLKWLVGKLAEQGVAYPAGTKVSSGTFLLPPHLQKGHYVAHFSKYFADVEVEVK, from the coding sequence ATGAGTGAAAATACATTAACTGTTCAATCCGCAACTGAAACTAAGGTCGCTAACGCTTTACATCAGGCCTTAACCACACAAAAGCCCCTAAAGGCCAGTGACTGGGAAGCTTCTGTTCCTGACTTTGATACTGCTTATCGTGTCCAACATGCCTTTACTGAACTCAAAAAAGAACCAGTAGCTGGTTATAAAGTCAGTCTAACTTCTGAGGAAACGCAAAAAATGTTCGACTCTGACTCACCTTTTTACGGTGCTGAAACTAAATCAGCTTGGCTCAGTAGCCCAGCCCAGTTGCCACTCAGTGATTTAATGGATCCATTGTTAGAAGTCGAAATGGTTTTCACTGCTAAAGAAGCCCTTTTACCTAGTGATACACTGGAACAATTACTAGCTAAAGTTGGCGTCGCTGCTGGTGTTGAATTACCTGATTCTCGTTTCAGTGATTGGTTCCCAGCCCTTTCTAAATACTTGGTCGTGGCCGATGGCGCTGTTGGTGGCCGCGTTGTTTACGGAGCTGATACGACCGAAAAAGTTACAGTTGCCGATTTAGCAACCGTTGATTGTACCCTAACTTTAGACGGCAAAGAATTAGGCACTGGTAAATCATCCGAAGTTTTAGGCAACCCTTTAAACTCACTAAAATGGCTAGTTGGTAAATTGGCTGAACAAGGCGTTGCTTATCCCGCCGGTACTAAAGTTTCTAGCGGTACCTTCCTCTTGCCACCACATTTACAAAAGGGTCATTACGTTGCTCACTTTAGCAAGTACTTTGCGGATGTAGAAGTCGAGGTTAAATAA